The Punica granatum isolate Tunisia-2019 chromosome 4, ASM765513v2, whole genome shotgun sequence sequence tgatcatattttatatagattttGTATGATAAttataaacaaaaattattttacacATATACATGGGCCTATTTAGCTCTCAAACAATACGTTTACAACTAGAAACGAGCTCTTGAAACATATGCGAGTGAGTTGATTCAATTTATGCTTtgatttttctcttatttttatcataatttttcttttttttatttttctctaatttttgcttattttctcatattttttttctcaaaattggTGATGTAAGTTTCATCTATCGAAAGGCTATCCTAATACGTAAACTCTCAGAAAATAAGTTCGTTTACCTCTTAAACGTGAATGTTggttgtttattttattatttttatttcacttttgattctcgaaaaaaaaatttcttttcaatttttaattataatttcttttcatattAGTGTACTATCATGTGTAATGCACGGGCTCCATTACACTATTAGTAATAGAATAATCTACGATACATGGTCAAGGAGAATTAATTATTACCATCATGATAGTTATCATAACTAAAATTTATCATTCCACTTAAGTAAGATTTTGGATTCGAGTCCGGTGAATGTAAAAAACCCATGCTGGGAGAGCTTTATCTCTTAGTAACCTGACCCAGCTTGACTAGATTAGTCGAGACCCAATtggactttcgaatatcaaagttcacactgaaaaaaaattatcaatgaATGAACTAATGTGGTTTGATTTAAGtggtttcttatttttgttaaACTAGATTTCAAATTCGAGTGTTAgtaatggaaaaaattcatgctaTGAGAGCTTTACTCCTTAATCGCTTAACTCGACTCAACTAGATTAGTTAGAGCCTATTTGATTTTGGGATATCGGGTCCACACCGGAAAAGTTATCAATGAACTCATCGATTTCAATTCAATGCTGAGGATGCTGCTGGTGATATGGGTTCACGAGGACCCGGTGGCGCAGCCCTGGGCCCGGAGGCGGAGGGGAAAGATCTCGGAGCTGTAGACCTGCACGACGGTGCCCATCCCTACGGAGAAGAAGGCCACGCACGAAAAGGTAGAGAGGATGCAGAGGACGATGGCCCACAAGAGCTTGATGGAGCTGTGGTTGATGATGCTGAGGCAGGTGGCGATGGAGATGAGGAAGCCGATCGTCCCGGCGATGCTGCTGAGGAGGAGCGGGCGGTGGCCGAGGCTGTCGAGGAAGAAGGTGGTGATGAGGATGGACGAGGACTTGACCAGGCTGACACCGACTGTTGCGAGCAGCTTGTGGTCGGAGTCGGTAATGCCGGCCTTGCCGAATATCTCCAGGCCGTAGAGGACTGAGCGGATGCCCGACGCCTGTTGGAGGAAGTGGATCCCCACGCTGGTGATCAGTATGTGCCGCACCGCCGGCGTCAAACGGAGGAACAGCTCCTTCGACACCCCTGACCCCTTGGTTCTCTTTGGTACCTGCACTCCCCAAGTGGgccccaaaaaaatatttcgaCTTAATGAATTTATTCGCCaatgttaaaaataaaaataaaaataaataaataaataaaccaaTTTTGTCTTAGCATCTCTTACCCACCTGAGCGGTCTCATCCCAGCTCGGCTTCGTCCTTAGAGTCGGAGGTCTTGTGGAGGCCCCTTGCTTCCCCAAGACGGCCCTACATGACGAGCCACCAATGGCATGGCCATGTTGCTGAATCCGATCACCATTGATGGGATGGCCCCGATTCCGAGCATGAACCGCCACCCGAGGTGCAATGGCATCTTGGAGAAGGCATAGCGAACTACGTAGCCAAGGAGTATTCCGGCGTTAATGATGAAGACCTGGGAGCATGTGGGAAAACATtatgataaataaacaaacaaatgaTATAATACATTTAACAAAGATTGTATTTGTATGCAAAGTGAAGCCGGGAATAGGGAGCCTCGAGTGGAAGCCGGGGAGACCTCAGCGGTGTAGACGGGTGCAATCATGAGGGCGTAGCCGAAGCTGACCCCAGCGACGACACACCCGAACATGAGAAAGGCATAGTTTGTGGCAAAGCCCATGAGGACGGCTCCGGCAAAGAAGATGGCCCTGACAAGTACTATGGTTACCGGTGGCCCATATAGTCGGAGGTCCTACCGATTGCCGCCGAGTCGAGGAGGGAGATAGAGTAGACGTTGAGGATTCCCATGAGAACCTCCTCCTGGACTACTGTCATCTTGATCTCCTTCCTTATGAAAATCACCGGCCCACTCATCACATGATAAATAGAGTCAATTCTTCGCATtcttttatgaaaaattattgtgcattttttttttgttataaggaAGGCCCATTGGTCCGGTACAATGAAACATGAaatcctaataactaataaataaacatagaTAGTCGCATCAAATATTTGACATTGAATCTCTTGACTATCATCAAGTAAGAGCGTGTATTATTGTGTTAcatctttttttgtttcacGACGCCTTTATAATCCGCTTCATCAGATATATATGTCATTTCCCAACCAAAATTATTTATGGCTAGGTTTTAATTGTGGTTCCCGTAGCCAAGCAATATGGAAGTCATGGAAGCCAAGATTGTGCAGGCAAATGCGAACTTGTTCCTCTGGGGCTTCTTCGGTAGGTCGAAGTCCTGTATGGATTTCCCGTAGTTCAGGTGCGGTGCCGCGACGTTTCTCGTCCTTGCTTCCTGCTGGTGCTTGCCATCTCTCAAATTAGCAAATCTTAGCCACGTGGCCAAGAAAGAGACAGCTAAGGGCATCTCTCTCCACTGGGGAGCGAGAGATCCTCGCCAGCCGTCGTTGGCTATCTTGTGCCTCTGCAAAGAGACCCATCCTACTCAGATAATTGGCTACCGTGTGACAACCTTGGACCCCACATGGCAgccaatttccttttttttttaacattatttttcttaaaaaaatgaagtaGCCGTTGGTTGCAAAGGCAGCTAATGGctacaaaaaattttaaattaaaatttctttaattaaaattttatgaatttttattaattaatatatttttaattattaatttaaataattttaaaagttcttttgtaaatttttaattatgtttaattaattaatataattaaaattattaagaatatatgttaattatatataaaagtagttatattaatttaattaatataatatgtatatggGGTCGGATCATAGACACTAAAGTCAAAGATACTGTTGGAGTAGATGTCTCATTTTTTCATAGAGTTTATCTCTATCTGACATGACGCCTATGTGACAGTGTAACGCCTAGTCCAAAAACAAGAGTGAAGACCCATTGGAGATAGCGAGGAGAGGTGAAGTCTCATGGATATTATGTGCATAACAAAGCATGACATAGTTGACGGGAGCTTATCCAATCCCAGTCCAGGGTTCTATAGTCAATTACAAAATTCAACATAATATACTACACTTAGATTATGTTCATTTTACAGACTACTGTATCCATTTTGAGCCTTCCTGGACCGGTCCTCACCTGGACTAGATAAATGCCCATAGTCGATAGAGCTTTTTTTTTGCAAGATGGTAGGGCCAAGGGACTTAATGCTTACGTCATCCTCGGACCGTGAATTTCTCCAAAAATAAATGTTTCTCTTTTTGGCAATGCAGTTAATTCTTCATGTATAATTGTAATCAAATTCTGTTTGAATAACCAACAAAGTATTGATTGAATGGTAAGCAGTTACAACCCCGTAAGGAGGAGAATATAAGTTCAAGCTTTCGAAAGTGCACTTATTGGGTAGAgaataacttttaatactCGATTCCTAAAAATTGCGAGTATAATATCACCCATAATTTTATTACagtaaaaaattctttttgggTAAGTTTTTATTCCACGTGTATATAGCTTGGATAAATAGTTTTATTCCACGTGTATATAGCTTGGATAAATAGTTATCTTGTTATTTTCATTGGTAATTATATTGCTTTAAATGTATTAGAGATTTTACAGCGGTTGACTAATAAAAACAACCACCATGCAGTCAGATCTCCTTACGTAAGATCATGGTCGTGAATTTTTTTACCTTAAGATTTACCCCTCATAATTAACTCTTGATATTTTCTGCCACGCATCTTCTCGTTGATGCTCATTCTTGCCCTTGAACGAGCTAAATCCACTTCGATATTAAACCGAATCAAAATGCACCATTTTaatcagataaaaaataatttaattacttaaggaaaaaagaaataataaagtaATACTAAACAAACTTTATTTTCTCTTCATTTTCTcctattgaaagaaaaattcaatcttGAAGAATCCCTAAAATTGACCGTGAAAAATTCAATCTTGGCTCTGCCGACAATGGAGGCATAGCAATGATGTCTACCTGTTCTAAACATTAAAAGAATTCATTGGAATGATTATAAAAGGGTTCATCGGATATAATCGTAATTGATTAATCACGGCGGTAGATTTTCCAAGAAGGACCTGGAGCTTCATAATATCATGAAGCCCATTGTTCCATGTGACGGACATTAAACCCAATTCTCTGACTTAAAACATTTTCCTTGTTTATATGGAGGGGTGTAATAATTCTCATAATGCTGTGAGTTAAAACATTTTCCttgtttttgaaattcttGCAAGAACTCCAATGAAAAACTGAATTTTTCATTggattgaaaaattcaatcCAGG is a genomic window containing:
- the LOC116205610 gene encoding probable polyol transporter 6; translated protein: INSLSRNIFLGPTWGVQVPKRTKGSGVSKELFLRLTPAVRHILITSVGIHFLQQASGIRSVLYGLEIFGKAGITDSDHKLLATVGVSLVKSSSILITTFFLDSLGHRPLLLSSIAGTIGFLISIATCLSIINHSSIKLLWAIVLCILSTFSCVAFFSVGMGTVVQVYSSEIFPLRLRAQGCATGSS